Proteins co-encoded in one Actinomadura luteofluorescens genomic window:
- a CDS encoding serine/threonine-protein kinase has protein sequence MTEDVPGYRVLEQVGEGGFSVVYRAHQERLDRMVALKVLSISAVDDAAMRRFQRECKITGRLSGHPNIVTVLDTGTTRSGRPYIVMEYFEHGALTDRLKREGPLPLAEVLRIGVKMAGALAATHETDVLHRDVKPQNVLLSRYGEPALADFGIARLVDSFDATHTQAFTPHHAAPEVLEGRPPGIGSDLYSLGSTLYQLLAGRPAFKGPPREGIAPLMLRILNDPPPPFPRPDVPRQVTDLIVRSMAKTPDERFASAVEFAQALQRVQSELGLPVTDVAHSGLGAPAVPDSGRLSFPDTSAAPPAPTQAQSLPTVAPPAPAPLPAPVALPNPPPSPWAPNALPSQTPDALLPQDGPRPAPEAAWPPVPAPQAGDRPVSGSSTTPHTAPHMPPHTTSHESPHHTTWDQPQDGPRRGLIVVAGIVLAGGLALGVGALALSGGDGKGGTTAASTPPSQTVPQGQATQTPQQPIPGSQLAATRPRKVVARQVGRTAALLWTLPPAARGLPLLVQQQPAGTQPIVSVKAGSQSATMPGLRPNTTHCFKVGAVLRLNQGQAPDVAWSAPACVGKAKKRTTP, from the coding sequence ATGACCGAGGACGTTCCGGGCTACCGGGTGCTGGAGCAGGTCGGCGAGGGCGGCTTCAGCGTCGTCTACCGCGCCCACCAGGAGCGCCTGGACCGGATGGTCGCGCTGAAGGTCCTGTCGATCAGCGCGGTCGACGACGCGGCGATGCGGCGGTTCCAGCGCGAGTGCAAGATCACCGGGCGGCTCTCCGGGCATCCGAACATCGTGACCGTGCTCGACACCGGCACCACCCGGTCCGGGCGCCCCTACATCGTGATGGAGTACTTCGAGCACGGCGCGCTCACCGACCGGCTCAAGCGGGAGGGGCCGCTGCCGCTCGCCGAGGTGCTGCGGATCGGGGTGAAGATGGCGGGCGCGCTCGCCGCCACCCACGAGACCGACGTCCTGCACCGGGACGTCAAGCCGCAGAACGTGCTGCTTTCGCGGTACGGGGAGCCCGCGCTCGCCGACTTCGGCATCGCCCGCCTGGTGGACAGCTTCGACGCCACCCACACGCAGGCGTTCACCCCGCACCACGCCGCCCCCGAGGTGCTGGAGGGCAGGCCGCCGGGCATCGGGTCCGACCTCTACTCGCTCGGCTCGACGCTCTACCAGCTGCTGGCTGGGCGGCCCGCGTTCAAGGGGCCGCCCCGCGAGGGCATCGCGCCGCTGATGCTGCGGATCCTGAACGACCCGCCGCCGCCCTTCCCCCGCCCCGACGTCCCGCGCCAGGTCACCGACCTCATCGTGCGGTCGATGGCCAAGACGCCCGACGAGCGGTTCGCCAGCGCCGTGGAGTTCGCGCAGGCGCTCCAGCGCGTGCAGTCCGAGCTGGGGCTGCCGGTGACGGACGTGGCGCACAGCGGCCTCGGCGCTCCGGCGGTGCCCGACTCCGGCCGCCTCTCGTTCCCCGACACCTCCGCCGCGCCGCCGGCGCCCACTCAGGCGCAGTCCCTGCCCACCGTCGCGCCGCCGGCTCCGGCTCCGCTTCCGGCGCCCGTCGCCTTGCCCAACCCGCCGCCGTCGCCGTGGGCGCCGAACGCCCTGCCGTCGCAGACCCCGGACGCGCTCCTCCCCCAGGACGGCCCGCGGCCCGCCCCCGAGGCCGCCTGGCCCCCGGTCCCGGCGCCCCAGGCGGGCGACCGACCGGTGAGCGGCTCCTCCACGACACCGCACACGGCACCGCACATGCCGCCGCACACGACGTCGCACGAGAGCCCGCACCACACCACCTGGGACCAGCCGCAGGACGGGCCCCGCCGGGGCCTGATCGTCGTGGCCGGGATCGTGCTCGCGGGCGGGCTGGCACTCGGCGTCGGCGCGCTCGCGCTGTCCGGCGGCGACGGCAAGGGCGGGACGACCGCGGCATCGACGCCGCCGTCCCAGACCGTCCCGCAGGGGCAGGCCACCCAGACCCCGCAGCAGCCGATCCCGGGCTCGCAGCTCGCGGCGACCCGCCCGCGCAAGGTGGTCGCCCGGCAGGTCGGCCGGACGGCGGCGCTGCTCTGGACGCTGCCGCCCGCCGCACGCGGGCTGCCGCTCCTCGTCCAGCAGCAGCCCGCCGGGACCCAGCCGATCGTTTCGGTGAAGGCGGGATCGCAGTCGGCGACCATGCCGGGCCTGCGGCCGAACACGACCCACTGCTTCAAGGTCGGCGCGGTGCTGCGCCTCAACCAGGGCCAGGCGCCGGACGTGGCGTGGTCGGCGCCCGCCTGCGTCGGCAAGGCGAAGAAGCGCACCACGCCGTGA
- a CDS encoding CaiB/BaiF CoA transferase family protein produces the protein MGNGPLSGVRVIELAGIGPGPFAAMLLADLGADVIRVDRASAVRDGESTGGTDFTNRGKRSIAIDLKSERGREVVLRLVERSDVLLEGFRPGVTERLGIGPDDCLARNPRLVYGRMTGWGQEGPLAHTAGHDVGYIAITGALHAIGRAGGPPQVPMNLLGDFAGGSMYLVTGVLAALLESRASGRGQVVDAAIVDGTAHLSTFIHGFLAGGIWEDRRGVNMLDTGAPWYDVYETSDGRHMAVGAIEPQFYAEFLRRLGLDGEDLPAQYDRDRWPAMRDRFAAAFRTRTRDEWAEVFVPSDACVAPVLSMTEAAEHPYNTSREVFPDLAGHRQPAPAPRFSRTPAETDGVPVLPGGQTRAVLDELGFDDVEALLKEGAVAQA, from the coding sequence ATGGGCAACGGGCCGCTCTCCGGAGTGCGGGTGATCGAGCTGGCCGGGATCGGGCCGGGGCCGTTCGCGGCGATGCTGCTGGCCGACCTCGGCGCCGACGTGATCCGCGTCGACCGCGCCTCCGCCGTCCGGGACGGCGAGAGCACCGGCGGCACCGACTTCACCAACCGCGGCAAGCGGTCGATCGCCATCGACCTCAAGAGCGAGCGCGGCAGGGAGGTCGTCCTGCGCCTGGTGGAGAGGTCCGACGTCCTGCTCGAGGGGTTCCGCCCCGGCGTCACCGAGCGCCTCGGCATCGGCCCGGACGACTGCCTGGCCCGCAACCCCCGCCTGGTCTACGGGCGGATGACCGGCTGGGGGCAGGAGGGGCCGCTGGCGCACACCGCGGGCCACGACGTCGGCTACATCGCGATCACCGGCGCCCTGCACGCGATCGGCCGCGCGGGCGGCCCGCCGCAGGTGCCGATGAACCTGCTCGGCGACTTCGCGGGCGGCAGCATGTACCTCGTCACCGGCGTCCTCGCGGCCCTGCTCGAATCGCGGGCGAGCGGGCGCGGCCAGGTCGTCGACGCCGCCATCGTGGACGGCACCGCCCACCTCTCCACCTTCATCCACGGCTTCCTCGCGGGCGGCATCTGGGAGGACCGCCGCGGCGTCAACATGCTCGACACCGGCGCCCCCTGGTACGACGTCTACGAGACCTCCGACGGCCGCCACATGGCCGTCGGCGCCATCGAGCCGCAGTTCTACGCCGAGTTCCTCCGCCGGCTCGGCCTCGACGGGGAGGACCTCCCCGCCCAGTACGACCGCGACCGGTGGCCCGCGATGCGCGACCGCTTCGCCGCCGCCTTCCGCACGAGGACGCGCGACGAGTGGGCGGAGGTCTTCGTCCCCAGCGACGCCTGCGTGGCCCCCGTCCTGTCGATGACCGAGGCCGCCGAGCACCCCTACAACACCTCCCGCGAGGTCTTCCCCGACCTCGCCGGCCACCGCCAGCCCGCCCCGGCCCCCCGCTTCTCCCGGACCCCGGCCGAGACCGACGGCGTCCCCGTCCTCCCCGGAGGCCAGACCAGGGCCGTCCTGGACGAGCTGGGCTTCGACGACGTCGAGGCCCTCCTGAAGGAAGGCGCCGTGGCCCAGGCCTGA
- a CDS encoding fibronectin type III domain-containing protein produces MAVGLTGVLVIAAVVYGVGVASAKYRIADVGAWLAAGSRGLVVHVNGPAAKVDGKTGVPPQMRGHDIKIIQDGATVLIVDQATGVVSRLDPSQLDVGASRPLGRGLQVLAGAGRAYTVDSVKGVLQQIDPVALTPVGAPASLSPVLGQAGIDARGALWVPVSRDGQVTAFADGRAQPPVRVGGPGDDLALTMAAGDPVVVNSTAATATVVRPSGTRLTVALPATVRQAGRGGVLAPPATDGKTVPLLVPGAGSLVTVDTDTGRYSSTRLAVPKHRYRPPQMLGHKVYIPDETAGALLVYDSAGNRFEAPVPVSGRPARLDVFVRDGLLWANDPAGPHAVVIDGQGARKGIDKYRDKVAGGPVRRALPQPGGSGAPAPRTAPRDPRRQPPDAPPGAPLNVSVTPGAGTMRIDFQPSEGEGVIGYALKDVPSGLAASPPAIAPGAGPFTFTITGGDCAREYRFRVAVRYRDGGGRTREQVSAPSDPARPCVTPGAPTGLQAQATASGTKVSWTAPPGASTYRIGWDGPVRGTRTVPAATGSAMTATLGDVWTNGPYTFTVAAVNGAGTGAAATLDARLTGPATTYPVERNGNSNAYIRATADANSGTTIATMTDNNGTLVVVHCQVKGAYYKHPKDSNLAGDMYAKITWSGKTGYLIGYLVDTPGDWRSPAGPAVWTCEP; encoded by the coding sequence GTGGCCGTCGGGCTCACCGGCGTGCTCGTCATCGCCGCGGTCGTCTACGGGGTGGGCGTCGCGAGCGCCAAGTACCGGATCGCCGACGTCGGCGCCTGGCTCGCCGCGGGGAGCAGGGGCCTCGTCGTGCACGTCAACGGGCCCGCGGCCAAGGTGGACGGCAAGACCGGCGTGCCCCCGCAGATGCGCGGCCACGACATCAAGATCATTCAGGACGGCGCGACCGTGCTGATCGTCGACCAGGCCACCGGCGTCGTCAGCCGGCTCGACCCCTCCCAGCTGGACGTCGGCGCGAGCCGCCCGCTCGGCCGCGGCCTCCAGGTCCTCGCGGGCGCCGGGAGGGCCTACACGGTCGACTCCGTCAAGGGCGTCCTCCAGCAGATCGACCCGGTCGCCCTGACGCCGGTCGGCGCGCCCGCCTCCCTCTCGCCCGTCCTCGGGCAGGCGGGCATCGACGCGCGGGGCGCCCTGTGGGTGCCCGTGTCGCGGGACGGGCAGGTCACGGCGTTCGCCGACGGCCGCGCGCAGCCGCCGGTCCGCGTCGGCGGGCCGGGGGACGACCTCGCGCTCACCATGGCCGCGGGCGACCCGGTCGTCGTGAACTCCACGGCCGCCACCGCCACGGTCGTCAGGCCGTCCGGGACGCGCCTGACGGTCGCGCTGCCCGCGACCGTCCGGCAGGCGGGCCGCGGCGGCGTACTCGCCCCGCCCGCCACCGACGGCAAGACCGTCCCGCTGCTGGTGCCCGGCGCCGGGTCGCTGGTGACGGTCGACACCGACACCGGGCGGTACTCCAGCACGCGGCTCGCCGTGCCGAAGCACCGGTACCGGCCGCCGCAGATGCTCGGGCACAAGGTCTACATCCCCGACGAGACGGCCGGGGCCCTGCTCGTCTACGACTCGGCCGGCAACCGGTTCGAGGCGCCGGTCCCGGTCAGCGGGCGGCCCGCCAGGCTGGACGTCTTCGTCCGCGACGGCCTGCTGTGGGCGAACGACCCGGCCGGCCCGCACGCCGTCGTGATCGACGGGCAGGGCGCGCGCAAGGGCATCGACAAGTACCGGGACAAGGTCGCGGGCGGCCCCGTCCGCCGCGCCCTCCCGCAGCCCGGCGGCAGCGGCGCCCCGGCGCCGCGGACCGCCCCGCGCGACCCCCGCCGCCAGCCTCCGGACGCGCCGCCCGGCGCGCCGCTGAACGTGTCGGTCACGCCGGGGGCGGGCACGATGCGGATCGACTTCCAGCCCTCGGAGGGCGAAGGCGTCATCGGGTACGCGCTGAAGGACGTCCCGTCCGGCCTCGCGGCGAGCCCGCCCGCGATCGCGCCCGGCGCCGGGCCCTTCACGTTCACGATCACCGGCGGGGACTGCGCCCGCGAGTACCGCTTCCGCGTCGCCGTCCGCTACCGGGACGGCGGCGGACGGACTCGCGAGCAGGTGTCGGCGCCCAGCGATCCCGCCCGCCCCTGCGTGACGCCCGGCGCGCCGACCGGCCTCCAGGCGCAGGCCACCGCGTCCGGGACAAAGGTCTCATGGACGGCCCCGCCCGGCGCGTCCACCTACCGCATCGGCTGGGACGGCCCGGTCAGGGGGACCCGGACGGTGCCCGCCGCGACGGGCTCGGCCATGACCGCGACGCTCGGGGACGTGTGGACGAACGGGCCCTACACCTTCACCGTCGCCGCCGTGAACGGCGCCGGCACGGGCGCCGCCGCGACTCTCGACGCCAGGCTCACCGGCCCCGCGACCACGTACCCGGTGGAACGCAACGGGAACTCCAACGCCTACATCCGGGCCACCGCCGACGCCAACAGCGGCACGACCATCGCCACCATGACCGACAACAACGGCACGCTCGTCGTCGTGCACTGCCAGGTGAAGGGCGCCTACTACAAGCACCCGAAAGACTCCAACCTCGCCGGCGACATGTACGCCAAGATCACGTGGAGCGGCAAGACCGGCTACCTCATCGGGTACCTGGTCGACACGCCGGGCGACTGGAGGAGCCCCGCGGGGCCGGCGGTCTGGACGTGCGAGCCCTGA
- a CDS encoding threonine ammonia-lyase: protein MTVRPVRPPGPDDLDRAWRTVSAELAPTPLVPSGLAPGALLKLETLQPTGAFKVRGALAAVAALPEGEPAVTASAGNHGLGMGYAAAKAGADVTVVVSTRASQVKVDRIRAFPVRLVQHGTTYDKAEAHAMTLPGRFVSPYNDPAVIAGQGTIGRELDRQADGPLTVVAPVGGGGLVAGLCLWARERGDVRIVGVESAVSRGVSASVAAGRVTRVEVGDTFADGLPGNLEPGCVTPEVIGRTAELTSVTDGQIRAALRLLFHAHGLVAEGAGAAAVAAVLAGKVEAAGRLVVVVSGRNITVPAYTAAIGGDTGGH, encoded by the coding sequence GTGACGGTGCGCCCCGTCCGGCCGCCCGGCCCGGACGACCTGGACCGCGCCTGGCGGACCGTGTCCGCCGAGCTCGCCCCCACGCCCCTCGTCCCGTCGGGCCTGGCGCCGGGCGCGCTGCTGAAGCTGGAGACGCTCCAGCCGACGGGCGCGTTCAAGGTGCGGGGCGCGCTCGCGGCGGTCGCCGCGCTCCCCGAGGGGGAGCCGGCCGTCACGGCGAGCGCGGGCAACCACGGTCTCGGCATGGGGTACGCCGCCGCGAAGGCGGGCGCGGACGTCACCGTCGTGGTCTCGACCCGGGCGTCGCAGGTCAAGGTCGACAGGATCCGCGCGTTCCCGGTGCGCCTCGTCCAGCACGGGACGACCTACGACAAGGCCGAGGCGCACGCGATGACGCTGCCCGGCCGCTTCGTCTCGCCCTACAACGACCCGGCGGTCATCGCGGGGCAGGGCACCATCGGGCGCGAACTCGACCGGCAGGCGGACGGCCCCCTCACGGTCGTCGCGCCGGTCGGGGGCGGCGGGCTCGTCGCCGGCCTGTGCCTGTGGGCGCGCGAGCGCGGCGACGTGCGGATCGTGGGCGTGGAGTCGGCGGTGTCGCGCGGCGTCTCGGCGTCGGTGGCGGCCGGGCGGGTCACCCGGGTCGAGGTGGGCGACACCTTCGCCGACGGGCTGCCCGGCAACCTCGAACCCGGCTGCGTCACCCCGGAGGTGATCGGGCGCACCGCCGAGCTGACGTCGGTCACCGACGGCCAGATCCGCGCCGCGCTGCGCCTGCTGTTCCACGCGCACGGCCTCGTCGCCGAGGGCGCGGGCGCCGCGGCGGTCGCTGCCGTCCTGGCCGGGAAGGTCGAGGCCGCCGGGCGCCTGGTGGTGGTCGTGTCCGGCCGCAACATCACCGTCCCGGCGTACACGGCCGCCATCGGCGGGGACACCGGCGGTCACTGA
- a CDS encoding esterase/lipase family protein — translation MRFKRLRSWAVVAAAVPAALGLAGTVAPAAHAETSPQGANDWNCKPSFVHPRPVVLVHGTFENMAFNWQKLSPALKKAGYCVYALNYGGPKDGPIQGIGDIPTSAGELAAFVDRVTASTGASKVDIVGHSQGGMMPRYYMKFLGGAAKVNRLVGIVPSNHGTNMSGLVELGTLLGITQEVVKAAPAAGQQIVGSDFLKKLNEGGDTVPGPTYIVLSTRYDEVVTPYTSEFLNGSNAQNVLLQDKCANDTNAHVGIAFDPVMIKFVLNSLDIWGPYWPIDCANPLG, via the coding sequence ATGCGTTTCAAACGACTCCGCTCGTGGGCGGTCGTCGCCGCCGCGGTCCCCGCCGCGCTCGGCCTGGCCGGGACGGTCGCGCCCGCCGCGCACGCCGAGACGAGTCCTCAGGGGGCGAACGACTGGAACTGCAAGCCCTCGTTCGTCCACCCCCGTCCCGTGGTGCTCGTGCACGGCACGTTCGAGAACATGGCGTTCAACTGGCAGAAGCTCTCCCCGGCGCTGAAGAAGGCCGGGTACTGCGTCTACGCCCTCAACTACGGCGGCCCGAAGGACGGCCCCATCCAGGGGATCGGCGACATCCCGACCTCGGCCGGTGAGCTGGCGGCGTTCGTCGACAGGGTCACGGCCTCCACCGGGGCGTCCAAGGTCGACATCGTCGGGCACTCGCAGGGTGGCATGATGCCGCGGTACTACATGAAGTTCCTCGGCGGCGCCGCGAAGGTGAACAGGCTGGTCGGCATCGTGCCGTCCAACCACGGGACCAACATGTCCGGGCTGGTGGAGCTGGGCACCCTGCTCGGCATCACCCAGGAGGTCGTGAAGGCCGCGCCGGCCGCGGGCCAGCAGATCGTCGGCTCGGACTTCCTGAAGAAGCTGAACGAGGGCGGCGACACCGTGCCCGGCCCGACCTACATCGTGCTGTCCACCAGGTACGACGAGGTCGTCACGCCCTACACCTCGGAGTTCCTCAACGGCTCCAACGCGCAGAACGTCCTGCTCCAGGACAAGTGCGCGAACGACACCAACGCGCACGTCGGCATCGCCTTCGACCCGGTGATGATCAAGTTCGTGCTGAACTCGCTCGACATCTGGGGCCCGTACTGGCCCATCGACTGCGCGAACCCCCTCGGCTGA
- a CDS encoding alpha/beta fold hydrolase, translating to MNVWPLRHGCRSTLGEVRWDRLGDPAAPPLVLLHGTPFSSFIWRDIAPALAVRRSVYVFDMPGYGASSATEHQDLSLDALAGVLTELLDHWALTRPDVVAHDSGGAVALGALVDRGVPYRSLALVDAVSLPPWGSEYFALVGEHTDVFRRLPGPLHRAMLREYVATASSPGLRRDVLDALTAPCLGGEGQAAFYRQLAQRRPDQTYVDRIRGGYSAIDVPVLVCWGADDRWVPAERGRELAALVPGADLRVIDRAGHLLPEDRPAELTAALLEFLAA from the coding sequence ATGAACGTGTGGCCCCTCCGGCACGGCTGTCGCAGCACGCTCGGGGAGGTGCGATGGGACCGGCTGGGGGACCCGGCCGCCCCGCCCCTCGTCCTGCTGCACGGCACCCCCTTCTCCTCTTTCATCTGGCGTGACATCGCCCCCGCCCTGGCCGTGCGCAGGTCGGTGTACGTCTTCGACATGCCCGGCTACGGCGCCTCGTCGGCGACCGAGCACCAGGACCTGTCTCTGGACGCGCTGGCGGGAGTCCTCACCGAGCTCCTGGACCACTGGGCCCTGACCCGCCCGGACGTGGTCGCGCACGACTCGGGCGGCGCGGTCGCGTTGGGCGCGCTCGTGGACCGCGGTGTTCCGTACCGGAGCCTGGCCCTGGTGGACGCGGTCTCGCTGCCGCCGTGGGGCAGCGAGTACTTCGCGCTGGTGGGCGAGCACACCGACGTGTTCCGGCGGCTGCCGGGGCCGCTGCACCGCGCCATGCTCCGCGAGTACGTCGCCACGGCGAGCTCTCCCGGCCTGCGCCGGGACGTCCTGGACGCCCTGACGGCTCCGTGCCTCGGCGGCGAAGGGCAGGCGGCCTTCTACCGGCAACTCGCCCAGCGCCGCCCCGACCAGACCTACGTCGACCGCATCCGGGGTGGCTACTCCGCCATCGACGTGCCCGTGCTGGTGTGCTGGGGCGCCGACGACCGCTGGGTGCCCGCCGAACGCGGCCGCGAACTCGCCGCCCTCGTCCCCGGCGCGGACCTGCGCGTCATCGACCGGGCCGGGCACCTGCTGCCGGAGGACCGCCCCGCCGAGCTCACCGCCGCCCTGCTGGAGTTCCTCGCGGCGTAG
- a CDS encoding acyl-CoA dehydrogenase family protein, giving the protein MDPWQTPERAALRALVRDFTAREIAPFLAGWEDAGELPRSLHVRAAEAGLLGAGFPEEAGGSGGELFDALIVAEEIIQSGGSGGVVASLFTHGIALPHIIASGDAALIDRFARPALAGELIGALGVTEPGTGSDVAGIRTTAVRDGGHYVVDGAKMFITSGVRADFVTTAVRTGGPGFDGISLLVVEKGAPGFTVSRPLRKMGWLCSDTAELAFDGVRVPAENLVGAENSGFVQIVQNFVTERLSLAVQAYATAQRCLDLTLAWVRDRETFGRPLASRQLVRHKIVEMARRTDVARAYTRAVAERHAAGEDVLTETAYAKNTAVLACEHVVHEAVQLHGGMGYMRESEVERHYRDARILGIGGGTNEIMNEIAAKRLGL; this is encoded by the coding sequence TTGGACCCCTGGCAGACCCCGGAGCGCGCGGCGCTGCGGGCCCTGGTCCGCGACTTCACCGCGCGGGAGATCGCGCCGTTCCTCGCCGGCTGGGAGGACGCGGGCGAGCTGCCCCGCTCGCTGCACGTCCGGGCCGCCGAGGCGGGGCTGCTCGGGGCCGGGTTCCCGGAGGAGGCCGGCGGGTCCGGCGGGGAGCTGTTCGACGCGCTGATCGTCGCCGAGGAGATCATCCAGTCCGGCGGTTCGGGCGGCGTGGTCGCCTCCCTGTTCACGCACGGGATCGCGCTCCCCCACATCATCGCCTCCGGGGACGCGGCGCTGATCGACCGGTTCGCGCGGCCGGCGCTCGCCGGCGAGCTGATCGGCGCGCTCGGCGTCACCGAGCCCGGCACCGGGTCGGACGTCGCGGGCATCCGCACCACCGCCGTCCGCGACGGCGGGCACTACGTCGTCGACGGCGCCAAGATGTTCATCACCTCGGGCGTGCGGGCCGACTTCGTCACCACGGCGGTGCGGACGGGCGGGCCCGGCTTCGACGGCATCTCCCTGCTGGTCGTGGAGAAGGGCGCCCCCGGGTTCACCGTGTCGCGGCCGCTGCGCAAGATGGGCTGGCTCTGCTCCGACACCGCCGAGCTGGCGTTCGACGGCGTCCGCGTCCCGGCGGAGAACCTGGTCGGCGCCGAGAACAGCGGATTCGTGCAGATCGTCCAGAACTTCGTGACCGAGCGGCTCTCCCTGGCCGTCCAGGCCTACGCGACGGCGCAGCGCTGCCTGGACCTCACCCTGGCCTGGGTCCGGGACCGGGAGACGTTCGGGCGCCCGCTGGCCTCCCGGCAGCTCGTCCGGCACAAGATCGTCGAGATGGCGCGGCGGACCGACGTCGCCCGCGCCTACACCCGCGCGGTCGCCGAACGGCACGCCGCCGGGGAGGACGTCCTCACCGAGACCGCCTACGCCAAGAACACCGCCGTCCTCGCCTGCGAGCACGTCGTGCACGAGGCCGTCCAGCTGCACGGCGGGATGGGCTACATGCGCGAGTCGGAGGTGGAGCGCCACTACCGCGACGCCCGCATCCTCGGCATCGGCGGCGGCACCAACGAGATCATGAACGAGATCGCCGCCAAGCGCCTCGGACTGTGA